One Dialister invisus DSM 15470 genomic region harbors:
- a CDS encoding RidA family protein, producing the protein MKTIHTKHAPAAIGPYSQAKQTGGFIFLSGQIGIDPAAGKIIVSDIAGQTEQVCKNIKAILKKAETSMDNVVKTTCFLTDMKDFAAFNEVYAKHFPGKPARSCVAVKDLPAGALCEIEVIAVK; encoded by the coding sequence ATGAAAACCATACACACCAAACACGCACCCGCCGCTATCGGCCCCTATTCACAGGCAAAGCAGACGGGCGGATTTATATTTCTTTCCGGACAAATCGGTATCGACCCGGCCGCAGGAAAAATCATCGTCTCCGACATTGCCGGACAAACGGAGCAAGTCTGCAAAAATATAAAAGCCATTTTAAAAAAAGCAGAAACTTCTATGGACAATGTGGTAAAAACGACCTGCTTCCTCACAGACATGAAAGACTTTGCCGCCTTTAACGAAGTCTATGCAAAACACTTCCCGGGCAAACCGGCAAGAAGCTGCGTCGCCGTAAAGGATCTTCCTGCCGGCGCACTCTGCGAAATCGAAGTCATTGCCGTTAAATAA
- a CDS encoding biotin transporter BioY → MYKKVNNGGDNVEREEISAGNQGKVKELVLFSLFTALTAIGAFIRVPVPLCPFTLQLLFTTLSGLILGSRKGAASVAVYVALGLSGVPVFTQGGGPGYIFQPTFGYLLGFIAGAWLTGKLSEHMEKLSFVRILFANLAGLLVVYLFGMVYVYIINNYYLNTPIGIWPVVLYCFLLAVPGDICLCVLAAVLAKKLYRAGHAW, encoded by the coding sequence ATGTATAAAAAGGTGAACAATGGAGGCGATAATGTGGAAAGGGAAGAGATATCCGCAGGAAATCAGGGAAAGGTAAAAGAACTGGTATTGTTTTCTTTATTTACGGCGCTTACGGCGATTGGTGCATTTATCCGTGTGCCTGTACCGCTTTGCCCGTTCACGCTGCAACTTTTATTCACGACCCTTTCAGGGCTCATTTTAGGGAGCAGGAAAGGAGCGGCCTCCGTGGCGGTTTATGTAGCTCTCGGTCTGTCGGGGGTTCCCGTTTTTACGCAAGGCGGAGGGCCGGGATATATTTTCCAGCCTACTTTCGGTTATCTTTTGGGGTTCATCGCGGGCGCCTGGCTTACGGGGAAATTGTCGGAGCATATGGAAAAACTGTCATTTGTCCGCATTTTATTTGCGAACCTGGCAGGACTTCTTGTGGTCTACCTTTTTGGAATGGTTTATGTATACATCATAAATAATTATTACCTGAATACGCCTATCGGTATCTGGCCTGTGGTGCTTTATTGTTTCCTTCTGGCCGTGCCGGGCGATATCTGCCTCTGCGTTCTGGCGGCAGTGCTGGCGAAAAAGTTATACCGTGCGGGACATGCGTGGTAA
- a CDS encoding nitroreductase family protein — protein MDFHTLCIGCRTYRRFKQKQIPEEILDELLENARIANSAMNGQPLRYVLVKTPEAVRKIQSCFHFAAALPKELGQPKEGEQPTAFIILCTEGRETPWTGIDIGIAVRTMNLNAYIYGVGSCIIGNAEFEKVKEILSVPETWDPKLALALGYPSHKSSLVELPEDGSIKYYLDEERQYYVPKRKRKDISIIR, from the coding sequence ATGGACTTCCATACACTTTGCATCGGCTGCCGCACATATCGCCGTTTCAAGCAGAAACAAATTCCTGAAGAAATACTTGATGAACTTCTGGAAAATGCCCGTATCGCAAACAGCGCCATGAATGGGCAGCCGCTCCGCTATGTCCTTGTAAAAACCCCTGAAGCGGTGCGGAAAATCCAGTCGTGCTTCCATTTTGCCGCCGCCCTCCCCAAAGAGCTGGGACAGCCGAAAGAAGGCGAACAGCCCACCGCTTTTATCATTCTCTGCACGGAAGGACGGGAAACCCCGTGGACAGGCATAGATATCGGCATCGCTGTAAGGACAATGAATCTCAATGCTTACATCTACGGCGTAGGTTCCTGTATCATAGGAAATGCGGAATTTGAAAAAGTAAAAGAAATACTTTCTGTCCCTGAAACATGGGATCCCAAGCTGGCTCTCGCCCTCGGCTATCCCTCCCATAAGAGCAGCCTCGTGGAACTTCCTGAAGACGGCTCCATAAAATACTACCTTGATGAAGAGCGCCAATACTACGTACCGAAAAGAAAAAGGAAAGACATTTCCATAATCAGGTAA
- a CDS encoding EamA family transporter, which produces MNFSFWWPVGLVVLSGVGYQVSAKEVAGGADPLAALVVTYLVASLTSFLIYALTGKKGEKWKEIMSFRPAALVLGLSIAFIEIGTIFIYKAGWTMNASFIVTNALITLCLILTGAVLYREKLSRRQALGIVVSFIGICCIVW; this is translated from the coding sequence ATGAATTTTTCTTTTTGGTGGCCTGTCGGGCTCGTGGTTCTGTCAGGTGTCGGATACCAGGTGTCGGCAAAAGAAGTGGCAGGCGGCGCGGATCCGTTGGCGGCACTTGTAGTAACATACCTTGTGGCATCGCTTACATCTTTTCTTATCTATGCGCTTACCGGAAAAAAGGGAGAGAAATGGAAAGAAATTATGAGTTTCCGCCCTGCTGCTCTTGTCTTGGGCCTTTCCATTGCGTTTATTGAAATAGGGACAATTTTCATTTATAAGGCAGGGTGGACGATGAATGCATCCTTTATCGTGACGAATGCCCTCATTACACTTTGTCTTATTTTGACGGGAGCGGTTTTGTACAGGGAAAAACTGTCCCGCCGGCAGGCACTGGGGATCGTTGTTTCTTTTATCGGCATATGTTGCATTGTGTGGTAA
- the bioA gene encoding adenosylmethionine--8-amino-7-oxononanoate transaminase, which translates to MEQNYWEAEDKKYIWHPAMQMKDNEVFPPVVIDHAKGSYLYGTDGKEYLDIISSWWCNLLGHCNEEINEALKKQVDELEHVIFTNFSHKPAVKLAQELEKVLPEGLSRFTFHDNGSSCVEAALKMAFQYHYQTGHPERTRFMCLPESYHGETIGALSVGSMDFYAKIFHPMLMDNIHFDGLDCYRCPYGKTRNHCGVECFESAEKAFKQYGKETAAVIVEPILQGAAGMRIYPAEYLRKLRKLCDAYGVLMIDDEIAAGFGRTGKLFAIEHAGISPDILCTSKGLTAGYMPMSLAITTDKVYDAFYDDYGTHKAFVHSHTYAGNPMGCAIALTVLKIMKRDHILEKVNENGIYLHDRLMKALGNHRHVGEIRHIGLINAIELVENKETKKAFDPKKRIGWHIFRRAMDMGLVLRPMGDIIYFNPPLNIEKTDLDKAVELCRKAVVTVLGE; encoded by the coding sequence ATGGAACAGAATTATTGGGAAGCGGAAGATAAAAAATATATATGGCATCCTGCCATGCAGATGAAGGACAATGAAGTATTTCCGCCGGTCGTTATAGACCATGCGAAAGGATCTTACCTGTACGGGACGGACGGGAAAGAATATCTGGATATTATTTCATCGTGGTGGTGCAATCTCCTTGGGCATTGCAATGAAGAAATCAATGAAGCCCTGAAAAAGCAGGTCGATGAACTGGAGCATGTGATTTTTACAAACTTTTCCCATAAGCCTGCTGTTAAACTGGCGCAGGAACTGGAAAAGGTACTGCCGGAAGGACTCTCCCGCTTTACCTTTCATGACAACGGTTCATCCTGCGTAGAGGCGGCGCTCAAGATGGCTTTCCAGTACCACTACCAGACCGGCCATCCTGAACGGACGCGGTTCATGTGCCTTCCTGAATCGTACCATGGGGAAACGATCGGCGCGCTGTCTGTCGGATCGATGGACTTTTATGCGAAGATATTTCACCCTATGCTTATGGACAATATTCATTTTGACGGTCTGGACTGCTACCGCTGCCCTTATGGGAAAACGCGGAATCATTGCGGCGTGGAATGCTTTGAAAGCGCGGAAAAAGCATTTAAACAGTACGGAAAAGAAACGGCGGCAGTCATTGTGGAGCCGATCCTTCAGGGGGCGGCAGGCATGCGTATCTATCCTGCCGAATATTTAAGGAAGCTCCGTAAGCTCTGCGATGCATACGGCGTGCTTATGATTGATGATGAAATTGCCGCCGGTTTTGGCAGGACGGGGAAACTTTTTGCCATAGAACATGCCGGTATTTCTCCGGATATCCTCTGCACATCAAAAGGGCTGACAGCGGGGTACATGCCCATGTCTCTTGCCATTACTACGGACAAAGTGTACGACGCTTTTTATGATGATTACGGCACGCATAAGGCTTTCGTCCACAGCCATACCTACGCAGGCAATCCTATGGGCTGCGCCATTGCGTTGACCGTACTGAAAATAATGAAACGGGATCATATTCTGGAGAAAGTCAATGAAAATGGAATCTATCTCCATGACAGGCTCATGAAAGCCCTGGGAAATCACAGGCATGTGGGAGAAATCCGCCATATCGGATTGATTAACGCCATCGAATTGGTGGAAAACAAAGAAACGAAAAAAGCTTTTGATCCGAAAAAGCGTATCGGCTGGCACATCTTCCGGAGAGCTATGGATATGGGACTGGTTCTTCGACCGATGGGAGACATTATTTATTTTAATCCGCCGCTGAATATAGAAAAAACGGATTTGGACAAAGCGGTGGAACTTTGCCGGAAAGCGGTCGTTACGGTTCTGGGTGAATAA
- the glmM gene encoding phosphoglucosamine mutase produces MVTLFGTDGVRGVVNSTLMPELAFQLGRAAGAYFCREEGTHRVLIGMDTRISGTMVAAALSAGLCASGVNVDLAGVIPTPGIAYLTRTENYDAGVVISASHNPFPDNGIKFFDRNGHKLPDQAEEEIENILRHDEELARPTGEKVGFIRHRNELAWKYKNYILSTVKGDFKGMKIVTDSANGAASGFLPDILRELGAEITALYCEPNGVNINKDCGSTHMETLQKMVVEMGADCGIANDGDADRCLFVDEQGDIMDGDHIMVINALRMKKEGRLNANMVVGTVMSNLGFGKALAEHGCRTVATNVGDRYVLEEMKAHGYSLGGEQSGHIIFPEFNTTGDGLITAMQTLMVLRDHDGPLSELNHLMTTYPQLLKNVKVYSKNGWEENEQIRAAIAAAKDELGNDGRILVRASGTEPLIRVMGEGSDKDRLERVIDDIVSVVEQELGEE; encoded by the coding sequence ATGGTCACATTGTTCGGAACAGACGGCGTACGCGGCGTGGTAAATTCCACACTCATGCCCGAATTAGCATTCCAGCTGGGGCGGGCGGCAGGCGCCTATTTCTGTAGGGAGGAAGGAACCCATCGCGTGCTTATCGGTATGGATACAAGGATTTCAGGAACCATGGTGGCAGCCGCTTTATCGGCGGGGCTGTGCGCGTCGGGGGTGAATGTGGACTTGGCAGGCGTGATTCCCACACCGGGTATCGCATACCTGACACGGACAGAAAACTATGATGCCGGTGTCGTTATATCTGCTTCCCATAACCCGTTCCCCGATAACGGAATCAAATTTTTCGACAGGAACGGGCATAAACTGCCGGATCAGGCGGAAGAAGAAATAGAGAATATCCTTCGACATGACGAAGAACTGGCACGGCCTACCGGCGAAAAAGTCGGATTTATCCGCCACCGCAACGAGCTTGCGTGGAAATATAAAAATTATATCCTTTCCACAGTGAAAGGGGATTTCAAAGGGATGAAAATCGTAACGGATTCCGCCAACGGCGCCGCCAGCGGATTCCTTCCCGACATCCTCCGTGAACTGGGTGCGGAAATAACCGCCCTCTACTGCGAACCGAACGGTGTGAACATCAATAAAGACTGCGGTTCCACCCACATGGAAACTTTACAGAAAATGGTTGTCGAAATGGGGGCGGACTGCGGTATTGCCAATGACGGCGATGCGGACCGCTGTCTTTTCGTCGATGAACAGGGAGATATCATGGATGGCGACCATATCATGGTGATTAACGCCCTGCGTATGAAGAAAGAAGGGCGGCTCAATGCGAATATGGTCGTAGGCACCGTCATGAGCAACCTGGGCTTCGGCAAGGCGCTGGCAGAACATGGATGCCGTACCGTGGCGACCAATGTAGGCGACCGCTATGTGCTGGAAGAAATGAAGGCGCACGGATATTCCCTTGGCGGTGAACAGTCGGGACACATTATATTCCCTGAATTTAATACCACCGGTGACGGTCTTATCACGGCCATGCAGACGCTTATGGTTCTCCGTGACCATGACGGCCCCCTTTCTGAATTAAATCATCTCATGACCACCTATCCCCAGCTGCTGAAAAATGTAAAAGTGTACAGCAAGAACGGATGGGAAGAAAATGAACAGATCCGGGCAGCTATCGCGGCGGCAAAAGACGAACTGGGAAACGACGGGCGTATCCTCGTCCGTGCGTCAGGCACGGAACCTCTCATCCGCGTCATGGGAGAAGGCAGTGATAAAGACCGTCTGGAACGGGTGATTGATGACATTGTTTCCGTAGTGGAACAGGAACTCGGGGAAGAATAG
- a CDS encoding WG repeat-containing protein — protein MTQIKWKAAFLTFLLASSLHSIYTVQAEKGVTTATHIRRHESSTTISTETVKTESKSSTTTKGVSITPPSIGILVFPDEEDAPFINQHRPKALASYTEAKAKRDESFYRHGILAMIKEGKKWGLIGTDGTVLLPPTYKFLIPEKDGLFKAGDKKKDLRLIDKKGNSATAVKTIPSNPFSYSEKGLYGFKKPDGSVLIAPRYKAVLAGFSEGIAFVKTMQGEKIAIDENGRALFKIPYDGICPYKYGVAEYRRRVNTFSGKSFLGILAADAINPQKVEDFDNYHTAYNGIKRGYIDQEGHIVIDSRNDEVYPMTPYGTIVKKDGLTAFLSPEGRTLIPPSRYTVGSIDIEDACLVLKSGYSGKCGLFDLSDGKQVIDFRYDDITLLGFNRALGKDGSRRYLLNASTGDIIASLPPNIGAAHFNETPVTWIFRSKSYYGIIDEEGNILYEDTKDPLTGVTKFRHGFSGGQKDNKKWGILKSDGTWLVHPTYDYIKLL, from the coding sequence ATGACACAGATAAAATGGAAAGCCGCTTTCCTCACATTCCTGCTTGCATCATCTCTGCACAGTATATATACAGTACAGGCGGAAAAAGGCGTCACCACCGCCACACATATCCGGCGCCACGAGTCCAGCACGACAATTTCCACAGAAACGGTGAAAACGGAAAGCAAGTCTTCTACAACCACAAAGGGCGTTTCCATCACACCGCCTTCCATCGGAATCCTCGTCTTTCCGGATGAAGAAGACGCCCCTTTTATCAATCAGCACCGTCCCAAAGCACTTGCTTCCTATACAGAAGCCAAGGCGAAGCGGGATGAAAGTTTCTACCGCCACGGTATCCTTGCCATGATAAAGGAAGGGAAAAAATGGGGACTCATCGGCACAGACGGGACAGTTCTTTTGCCACCTACCTATAAATTCCTGATCCCTGAAAAGGACGGGCTTTTCAAAGCCGGCGACAAGAAAAAAGATTTACGGCTGATTGATAAAAAAGGAAATTCCGCCACAGCGGTAAAAACGATTCCCTCAAACCCTTTCAGCTACTCTGAAAAAGGTTTGTACGGATTTAAGAAGCCTGACGGCAGTGTGCTTATCGCGCCCCGTTACAAAGCGGTACTTGCCGGATTCAGCGAAGGGATCGCTTTTGTAAAAACCATGCAGGGGGAAAAAATCGCCATTGACGAGAATGGAAGGGCTCTTTTTAAAATTCCCTATGATGGTATCTGCCCTTATAAGTACGGTGTCGCGGAATACAGACGGCGTGTGAATACTTTCAGCGGCAAGTCGTTCCTCGGCATCCTGGCAGCCGATGCCATCAACCCGCAAAAGGTGGAAGACTTTGATAATTATCATACGGCTTACAATGGCATCAAAAGAGGGTATATTGATCAAGAAGGGCATATCGTCATAGACAGCCGGAATGATGAAGTCTATCCCATGACCCCTTACGGAACGATTGTCAAGAAAGACGGGCTCACAGCCTTTCTTTCTCCCGAAGGACGCACACTGATTCCCCCTTCCCGTTACACCGTGGGTTCTATTGATATTGAAGACGCCTGCCTCGTGCTCAAGAGCGGCTATTCCGGAAAATGCGGCCTTTTTGACCTGTCAGACGGAAAGCAGGTTATCGATTTCCGTTACGACGATATAACACTTCTCGGATTTAACAGGGCATTGGGGAAAGACGGCAGCCGCCGTTACCTGCTCAATGCTTCTACGGGAGATATCATCGCTTCCCTCCCGCCCAATATCGGGGCCGCCCATTTCAATGAGACGCCTGTCACATGGATCTTCAGATCCAAAAGCTATTACGGCATTATTGATGAAGAAGGAAATATTCTGTACGAAGACACAAAAGATCCGCTTACGGGTGTTACAAAATTCCGCCATGGTTTCAGCGGAGGACAAAAGGATAACAAAAAGTGGGGCATCCTTAAGAGTGACGGCACCTGGCTTGTGCATCCCACTTACGATTACATAAAACTGCTGTAA
- the bioD gene encoding dethiobiotin synthase translates to MGRGLFITGTDTDVGKTYVTALLVKTLRSAGYDVGYYKAAISGARTVEESDAGFVNRFAQICEPEDMLLSYLYQNAVSPHLAARIEGNPVEKDVIMSAWERVTAAYPYVTMEGSGGIMCPIRHDEKAVYYLEDIIRWLRLPVLVIADAGLGTINRVVTTCEYIRYRNISVKGIILNHWKGGVMEEDNVEMIEEITGVKVLARVKKGDMALDIDPETIISLYE, encoded by the coding sequence ATGGGCAGGGGACTTTTTATCACAGGAACAGATACGGATGTCGGCAAGACCTATGTGACGGCACTCCTGGTAAAAACTTTGAGAAGTGCAGGGTATGATGTGGGCTACTACAAGGCGGCCATCAGCGGGGCGAGGACGGTGGAGGAAAGCGATGCGGGATTTGTAAATCGTTTCGCGCAGATCTGTGAGCCTGAGGATATGCTCCTTTCGTACTTGTATCAGAATGCCGTATCGCCCCATCTGGCAGCAAGAATTGAGGGGAATCCCGTGGAGAAGGATGTCATCATGAGTGCCTGGGAACGTGTGACAGCGGCGTATCCCTATGTGACTATGGAAGGCAGCGGAGGAATCATGTGCCCTATCCGCCATGATGAAAAAGCGGTGTATTATCTGGAAGATATTATCCGATGGCTCCGCCTGCCCGTCCTTGTCATCGCCGACGCGGGACTGGGGACAATCAACCGAGTGGTGACTACCTGTGAATATATCCGCTACAGGAATATTTCTGTCAAAGGGATTATCCTGAATCATTGGAAAGGCGGTGTGATGGAAGAAGACAATGTGGAGATGATTGAAGAGATCACCGGTGTGAAAGTCCTGGCAAGGGTGAAAAAGGGAGATATGGCATTGGATATCGATCCGGAAACGATTATATCGCTGTATGAATAA
- a CDS encoding LytR/AlgR family response regulator transcription factor yields MTIPTIPQIKILIADDELPARGELKYELSTIPNVKIVGECSNGKSVLDFLKTHPNVDLIFLDIEMPVMNGLETAKKIGEMDIPAKIVFATGYGQFAIQAFDLEAFDYILKPYDEERIRRIVDRLQNRLAEREQNRAPGEITAFSQKISLQTIDRVVIINPVQEIVFICTEKSDCSLFYTTKGIITSKITLRDSESLLEPVGFFRTHKGYIVNLSMIQEIHPQDNGTLLLSMDYFSRDKVPVSRHYLKDFKAIMHMK; encoded by the coding sequence ATGACAATACCGACAATACCGCAAATTAAAATTTTGATTGCAGATGATGAATTACCAGCTAGAGGTGAATTGAAATATGAACTTTCTACGATTCCCAATGTCAAAATTGTCGGAGAATGTTCCAACGGGAAAAGTGTCCTTGATTTTCTGAAAACTCATCCCAATGTAGATCTTATCTTTTTAGACATCGAAATGCCTGTCATGAATGGGTTGGAAACCGCTAAAAAAATAGGAGAAATGGACATTCCCGCAAAAATTGTTTTTGCCACCGGTTACGGCCAGTTTGCCATTCAGGCGTTTGATCTGGAAGCTTTTGACTACATATTAAAACCTTATGATGAAGAACGTATCAGGCGCATCGTCGATCGATTACAAAACAGATTGGCTGAACGGGAACAAAATAGAGCACCAGGAGAAATCACTGCGTTTTCACAAAAGATTTCATTACAGACTATCGACAGAGTCGTCATAATTAATCCTGTACAGGAAATTGTTTTTATCTGTACTGAAAAGTCAGATTGTTCTCTTTTTTACACAACAAAAGGCATTATCACATCCAAAATAACTCTTCGTGACAGTGAATCTCTCTTAGAACCAGTAGGTTTTTTCCGTACGCATAAAGGCTATATCGTCAATCTGTCCATGATACAGGAAATACATCCCCAAGATAATGGGACACTTCTCTTATCTATGGATTATTTCTCCCGGGATAAAGTTCCTGTTTCCCGTCATTATCTCAAAGATTTCAAAGCAATCATGCATATGAAATAA
- a CDS encoding YbaK/EbsC family protein: MMSFETVQAYFERFGMADRCMDLKESSATVALAALALGTEEARIAKTLSFLVGEVPVVIVTAGDARIDNHKYKMLFHKKPKMIPGEECEKYIGHRPGGVCPFCLPSTVDVYLDISLKRFDVIYPAAGTDHSAVKLTPEELEKYAGAKGWVDVCKGWQEDPVS; encoded by the coding sequence ATGATGTCTTTTGAAACGGTACAGGCTTATTTTGAACGGTTCGGTATGGCAGACCGCTGCATGGATTTGAAGGAGTCCAGCGCGACAGTGGCGCTTGCGGCGCTTGCTCTCGGTACAGAGGAGGCGCGCATTGCAAAGACGCTTTCTTTTCTTGTTGGAGAAGTGCCTGTGGTTATCGTGACGGCAGGGGATGCGCGGATTGATAATCATAAGTATAAGATGCTTTTCCATAAGAAACCGAAAATGATTCCCGGGGAGGAATGCGAAAAGTATATCGGCCATCGGCCCGGCGGGGTTTGTCCGTTTTGCCTTCCGTCCACGGTGGATGTTTATCTTGATATATCATTAAAACGGTTTGATGTGATTTATCCTGCGGCGGGGACAGACCACAGCGCGGTAAAACTCACGCCTGAAGAACTGGAAAAATACGCAGGGGCGAAAGGCTGGGTGGATGTGTGCAAAGGTTGGCAGGAAGACCCCGTTTCCTGA
- a CDS encoding LytS/YhcK type 5TM receptor domain-containing protein — translation MTLYDSLSRTFAGIQYVWLGISIFLLVLLLLSRTKIFRNALSQERYTKREYIIFTVIFTILGLCGTFWNFRTPGGIMTFRAVPIMLSGFIGGPIVGTITGLIVGINRIFILQTATAPINGGLSILQGIAAGLLSPQIKKHSSQRWMWALFYSIGIEIVYWLFYALLTWPYAYINTKDLLSLVVPIIVTNTPAVALFIGVLEATTRQQDSEKTETAKTAFNSANMLIQTIHDEAHGFDFSKTPRIITTALPHLIWSAIITNDNVFISTNYKNPRNQSQGDAETSILLLQKTLPSMPHLLQLRIEGKTKTICRIFASNPTDTPLSKTDKEFLNGTARIIELIHEHEELKKEKLLLQEAEIRALQAQINPHFLYNTLNTINFYVRSDPDIARNLLKYLSDYFRHTLNNPSKMILLSEEIYDITCYVELERARFSDRLQIEYRIPLEKMKKIQIPPLLLQPLVENAIIHGILKKPEGGKIIVGLHEHPHLYKIFVADTGVGIPQDKLGKLLTSHKRRDNIGLINVHQRLLSIFGEKSRLHIISRTGKGTVVYIIIPKEGEHDNTDNTAN, via the coding sequence ATGACCTTGTACGATTCTCTAAGCAGAACTTTTGCCGGCATCCAATATGTCTGGCTGGGTATTTCCATTTTTCTTTTGGTCCTGCTTCTCCTAAGTAGGACCAAAATATTCCGCAATGCACTCAGCCAGGAACGTTATACCAAACGCGAATACATTATCTTTACCGTCATTTTTACTATTTTAGGCCTTTGTGGTACCTTCTGGAATTTCAGAACCCCTGGAGGCATCATGACTTTCCGTGCAGTTCCTATTATGCTCAGCGGATTCATTGGTGGTCCGATTGTTGGCACCATCACAGGGTTGATTGTTGGTATCAATCGTATTTTTATCCTTCAAACAGCCACAGCTCCTATTAACGGCGGCCTTTCCATTTTACAGGGAATTGCTGCCGGCTTGCTCTCCCCCCAAATAAAAAAGCACTCTTCCCAACGGTGGATGTGGGCCTTATTTTACAGTATCGGCATAGAAATTGTCTATTGGCTATTTTATGCCCTCTTGACATGGCCATATGCATACATAAATACCAAAGATTTATTATCCTTAGTCGTGCCTATAATTGTGACAAATACACCGGCAGTTGCTCTTTTTATCGGCGTATTGGAAGCCACCACCCGCCAACAAGACTCAGAAAAAACGGAAACTGCAAAAACTGCTTTTAATTCCGCTAATATGCTTATCCAAACAATCCATGATGAAGCTCACGGTTTCGATTTTTCCAAAACCCCAAGAATCATAACGACTGCTCTCCCTCATTTGATTTGGTCTGCCATTATAACAAACGACAATGTATTTATTTCCACCAATTACAAAAACCCACGCAACCAAAGCCAAGGAGACGCGGAAACCTCTATATTGCTTTTACAGAAAACGCTGCCTTCCATGCCCCATTTGCTGCAACTCCGCATTGAAGGAAAGACTAAGACTATCTGCCGGATCTTTGCGTCCAATCCGACCGACACACCGCTAAGTAAGACAGATAAAGAATTTCTGAACGGTACAGCACGTATTATTGAATTAATACACGAGCATGAAGAATTAAAAAAAGAGAAACTCCTTTTACAAGAAGCGGAAATACGGGCACTTCAAGCACAAATCAATCCCCACTTCCTTTACAATACATTGAATACAATCAACTTTTATGTACGCAGCGATCCTGATATCGCGAGGAATCTTCTCAAATATCTATCCGATTATTTCCGACATACATTAAATAATCCTTCAAAAATGATTCTTCTTTCTGAAGAAATATACGACATCACATGTTATGTGGAATTAGAGAGAGCCCGTTTCAGCGATCGTCTTCAGATCGAATATCGTATTCCTCTGGAAAAAATGAAGAAAATACAAATTCCACCATTACTTCTCCAGCCCTTAGTAGAAAATGCCATCATCCATGGCATCCTGAAAAAGCCGGAAGGCGGCAAAATCATCGTCGGACTCCATGAACATCCTCATCTTTATAAAATATTCGTTGCCGATACAGGTGTCGGCATCCCGCAGGATAAATTGGGAAAGCTGCTAACCAGTCACAAACGACGTGATAACATCGGCCTTATCAACGTACATCAAAGACTTCTGTCAATCTTCGGTGAAAAAAGTCGGCTTCATATTATAAGCCGTACAGGAAAAGGAACTGTCGTCTATATCATCATTCCAAAGGAGGGAGAGCATGACAATACCGACAATACCGCAAATTAA